The genomic interval TTGGCCGCAAACTCCGCATCAGCAACACGCTGGAGAACCTAAAACAAGCCCTGGACTCGGGGAAGCCGATTATAGCCCTTGATATTGAAATTACAACAAAGCCTAAGATCACTGAAACCATGCTCCGGGAACATCCCCCTGTTTTTAGGCTTTCGGCGTTCACAACCTATTATGGCACGCATGATTCGAAAAACAGGATACACAATATCAAGCTTATCGCCTCATGGTTGAATAATACGATCATTCTTCCCGATGAAGTCATGTCCCTTTCAGAAAATATCGGGGACTTTACGGCGGAAAGGGGTTTTAAAGAAGCCTTTGTTATAATGAACGGCGAATTGGTTCCGCAGCTCGGGGGCGGCACCTGCCAGATCGGCACAACGCTTTACAACGCGGTCCAATTGGCTGACCTAGAAATTATTTCTAGAAGGAACCATTCTTTCTATTTTAATATATATCCTCTCGGGCGGGATGCGACGGTATACCCAGGGTCGGCTGATTTTAAATTTAAGAACAACACCGGCCGCCCTGTCCTTATTAAAGCTGTTGCAAATAACAGAAAGCTTTCATTCAGGATATTTGGGACTTCAACCGGGAAAAAAGTTGAGTTTAGCAATCCAAGCATTTATCTTTTAGGCGAAGACGGCTCATTCCACCCGTCAAACCTGCGAAGCGCGATCGCTTCCGACGCGCCGTTTAGGACTGTCGTTGTAAGGACTGTTTATAACGCTTCTGGAGAAGCAATAAAAAAAGAAACCATCCGAAGCTACTATAAGCTCTATGGAGAAAAATCAAATGTTCCAATCAAAAGGCCCGAGCCCCGTTAAAACAATAGCCGATCCCGTTTCG from Candidatus Saganbacteria bacterium carries:
- a CDS encoding VanW family protein, yielding MILFDFFTTQNKFSPRTLIEKVDVSGLTAEEAVIKLNQSPVSDLLPGTVAFVNSGESFSFSPRDLGIFVKATETVSQAFSLSHGGNYLKTLSQKLSGKYRVYPAKFSFVPETAQEIILEIAQQLDAPPVDAKITIDESTGGYHIYPEKFGRKLRISNTLENLKQALDSGKPIIALDIEITTKPKITETMLREHPPVFRLSAFTTYYGTHDSKNRIHNIKLIASWLNNTIILPDEVMSLSENIGDFTAERGFKEAFVIMNGELVPQLGGGTCQIGTTLYNAVQLADLEIISRRNHSFYFNIYPLGRDATVYPGSADFKFKNNTGRPVLIKAVANNRKLSFRIFGTSTGKKVEFSNPSIYLLGEDGSFHPSNLRSAIASDAPFRTVVVRTVYNASGEAIKKETIRSYYKLYGEKSNVPIKRPEPR